The nucleotide sequence TTTATGTCCATGATCAAAGTTTTTCATATGCCACTTATCTCAAATACTTATTAGTCCATAAATTTATCAATTGAATTCATCGTTAAAATCTAAAATTCTAACATATAGGGCTCTCGATAAGTACAAATATAAATAAGCAAAACATAAGCACCAAAATCAGAAAACTATTAGGAAAGTTCTCACCAAAACATAAGCACTTCTTATAGACAACGAAAAATCAGCAGCTTTtcatgaaaattcaccaaggtttattgttatataaatgtaattttttttctcgatttactatatatttttaaaatttatatcttgtatattaaaaataaattcacTACTTGgcaataaaatttatcactttctTTTATTATCCTTATTTTAATTTTTCCTTGAAATCCACTGGGCTCTTAATATCTAAGTTCTCTTTATGGTTTTCTCATTATTGCTGCTATTATCATAGAACTTCCATCATTTTATTCATGCTTACCTTATACAGAAAACATTACATCTTTTACCCTGATTTAATTAGATATTGTGTGATGTATATTTATTacatatatttcttcttatccttttctcttttctttgaatcatttgttctatCTAGGCAGGACTCTTTGAACAAAGCGGGTTATACACGACATCTGATTTGTTAGTGTATTATATTATATAAGTGATAAGTTTCAGCTTCGAGTCTATATGAAAATGTTATGTATgtcttttaatataattttttttattttttagagagagagagagagagagagagagagagcactcaAAACTTTCTTTAGCAAAGACATACAATACATTTATTTTGAAACCATTGGCATGTTCAAAACCCTAACTCTGTCATTTGATCAAGTCCCTAAAACATATATGGTCTTCCATCATACTACAAACAGATATTAATAACAAGCACTAAACCATTACCACTAAACACAAAGGTGATACAAAGGCACAACAAAAGAGTTAGTTGATGATGTGCTTCATTTCTGCTGCCACCTCTATTCAGTAGTCTAATTGTTGCTTGAGGTAGGTTTTTTGGGCTCTCCACCTGCACCAAACATACACAAACTCATTGCTCACcaatgcttggaactcttcccaaCTTTAAGCATGTAGTTTCACATAACCACACCTGTATCATTCCTTTTTGGACTGGGAGCAATGTAGAGTTTCTTCACTGATGTAATAAACAACCTACACAGAGAAAATTATACTTGAACTATGTTCCATTTCCATTTGATATTTTCTCAGAAGAGTCAGGAAAGAGAGCCCAAAGTTACATACTCCCAGGGGATGTCACCAGCAAGCATCTGATCACCTTCATTATCTTCATAAAGAAGAATGAAGCCATCATCTACAGCCTCATCATCTTGCTCTTCTGAATTGCCTAAACAATTAGCTgaaaaaaaaagggataaaaaaGGACTTATGATTGGTTCTTAAAAATATCAGGAAAATAAAAACTCAAAAGAACAATTTTATCatttaaatatctttttattCAAGGTTTGTTGCAAATATATAAAAACTGTAGAAACTCATCAGGTTTTTCAAATGAAAGCTTCAATGAATGTACTATGATGAGACTGAGACACATCAAAATGTAAGTAGAGATGAATTATGCTATATGATATTAACAGAAACCTGTAAAAATCAGTTTATAATATGAATTTTTAAGAAAAGTAGCACTGTTTGgtgaaaaaaacaaaagagagaattgAGTTCTTTCTATTCATTTCTGAAACCAAAAGATTATATATGTCAAAAATCTATATTATATTAGCATCTCAAATAAAGTGCAGAAACATAGTTTGAAACACAGGTGCATGAATAAAAGCCAAGATCTAGCGAGAGAAGGAAGAGGCCATAAGACCTATCGACGACGGACTCATGCAAAGCATGCAAGATCGAAGCCTAATGCATCCACAAGGGGTCACGTACAGGAGAGGAAGTTGCGAAAGAGTTTGCAGAGGGCACGCGAGAGTGACTGGTAGCCATCGTGGGCTTTGAGGTCGATCTTCCTCCCGAACACGTACCCTTCCATGTTCACCTTCACGAACATCGTAGATCTCGATCTGATTTCGCTCTTTGCTGCCTCCCCCTCTCCCAGCTTCGGTCTCTTTGCATCCTTCTCTCCATCCATCTCCGCCGCCCTCACCAagttcgcactcgctatgttcttTCGCGAAGCTCGCACCGGCGGCCAGCCAACAGGATGCGCAGCTCTGATAGCAGAAACAGTAATCCATACAGTAAAACGCGAGATCATATGCAGCTCATGATAACATACATCAGAAGCGTAACACATGGGGTAGATCGTGGATGAGAAGAGAGAAGGGTAATGGAAGTCAACTGACAGGTAGAAGGTGAAGATCCAGTGAGCAACTACAGCAAAATCTGAACAAGCAATAATGTGGCGACCCATAACAGACGCCATCACACATGGCTTGGCTTCTGACCATCTGTTGACTTTGTCAGTATAGCTACTCaatgaaagagaagaaagaactatgAGTGTGCCAGTAGTATCTCCAATAGTAATTAGATTACGTAGTTGACGACACACTAATAACTCTATACTCGCGTATCCTGGCAACCCATCTTCCCAAACTAGACCGGGTTTGAGCCGGGTTGTCAACCAGATACCGGCTCGACCGGACTGACATCCCTATGATGCCATAAATCCTTTGTATTTTAATGCAGAAGGAAAAAAATTGAGGAATAAAAAGTTGGTTTTTTCCGGTTCTGCATTCTTTATTAGCGGTCCGACCAGTTAAACCTGCCGGTTCGGTCCGGTCCGGTTTTACAATGTACCAAAAAATTTTACTGCTGTCTCGGTGGAGGTCAACCATGATTACATGCATATCCCTCTGGTGGTCCACTGCTCCTCAGGGTCTACTCATTGCACCACCAGTTTGCCACTCATTCTAATCTGTCCTCCTTCGGACAACCATCATGAAGAACAATCCATTGCGAATGGAAAGAGAAGCGCCAACCATCCCAACTAATCATTGcacgtatgtgaaacaaatccagtTGCATCTGCTATGAAGATTCTATCCCTCATTGACTAATTAATAGTAATTAGCTAACAAGAACAAGATCATAATAATTGCCGCACAACATTGTTCATCCTTGCAGAACTGCATGCACGAGCATGCATGGAGAtggaggacgaggaagaggagcAGTGGCTTGTACCAACCTTGTCAAAGAAGGAGAACGGTGGGCTTGCTCGAGGACCGCCTTCTGTTGCCGGGCAGCAAGGCTCCATGGGTGAACGAATCCACTGTGGATGTCAGCTGCAGACCAGCGCTTCATGGCCTCGTCTCTTCGGTGCAACGCAAGGTCACCGTTGGGAGCTGGGAATGCTGCAGGTAGCTCACCGGAACCACCGCGGTGGCGCTTCTCACCAACTCTGCCGGTCGCGACGTTGAAGATGGTGTCTGAAGAGATGCCAAGACTGAGCTCCAAGTGGCTTTGGAGGCCACTGGGTGCTCTCATGGCTTGACTGTGATCATCAACTGTTCCTCCCTCCTCCTGTCTTGTGAAAGGAGGTTCGAACAGCATGGGCCTCATGATCGATCTCCACTGGAGAGGGAAGGAATGAGGTTTGTGGGGGATGGGACGAGGGAAGGGAAGAGTTCCGCAGAGCTGGAAGAGGTGCTTCTTTATAAGATTTTTGATGGTTGATAGAACATAGAGAGAAGGGTCAACTGTAGATACTGTTGATTTGGAAGGATGGTGTCTTTGTTGGAGCTTTCAAATACCCGACTATAGTATTGGCTTTTCTTTTTCCTACAAAGTCAAAgaatttactctctctctctctctctctctctctctctctctctctctctctcttcaaagcTTGGTTTGGTTAACAACGCTATAGGAGATCATTTGATCACTAATCATTGCGGCTAGACCTGCAGTTGTTGCTCGGTCAACAAGTGGTATGGCGCTACAAAGCTGCATTAAGGCAGGGAAGTGAAGCGTGATGTACTCATGTCGGGAAGGGTTGCTTATGACCTGCAATTTCCAACAAAGCTTGCTGTTAGCTAAAACCAATCATTACCACAACAACAGAGGCAGATTAAGTACCGATGGTGAAGGAGGGGAGACCCTCCCTTTCTCGAGCGAAGTATGGGTTGGGTTGGAGATCTGCGGCTCATGATGGCAATGATGcatcatatcttcttctcttgtgATCCCTCCGCCCAGAAGCCACTGTTGCTGCATGCTGCAGAAATCTTTGCTGCTATCTGCTATCTCTTCTTTCGATTCTGACCTTTTAGAGAGATGCAAGAGTTGTCAATCCATGATGAGATGTGGCGTTCCTTTTTGCTAACCCAAGCATTATTATgagataaacttcctatcattCTGAGAGTCGCAGTACTTGTCAATCCTTGTTTAATGTTCCCAAAGTCATACTAAAGTACATTGCTCTCTTGTTTAACAATCGATTAACACACGTGATTGCGACCGCAAAGCTATGATACATCAAACATGCACTGATGGCATTCTTGAGATCCACAGGTGTTTAATGAGATGAATTTGAAATTGCAGGTAAGAAAAGATTTGTGAGCAAAGCTACCCATAAAGTGGTGAGTATATTCAGAATAatagccttttcttttcttttttctttggctTCTTGTCTTGTAGACTGACATGACAGAACTAATGAAGCACTTCAAGTGGAAAAGATCACTCACTTCCTGTGTGGATCACAGGTAGGAAGGATTGAGATGATGATGGTGAAGAGATGAGAATGCTAAAGTGCAAAGGTGTGTGTCATGATCACACACAAATAGGGTGGGGTGGCCATCTAAACTACCCTACAACCATCATCACCTTCAAGCTTTCTTGCTTTTACATAGGTCCCCAACGCATCCTCAGTGCTAAACCGATTCATCTTTTCTTTCCTTAAACAAACAACTGTGGATGAATTCTTCGCGGTGCAGAAAGTTGAGTCAGGCAGGCAGGCATGCATGCAGACCTCTACTTGTGACCTACAGATCTTTTCTCCCTCCTTTGTTTCTCCCGTCTTTATCTCACGGGGTGGGGAGGAAAGTTTAACAGATGGTGTAGAAAGAGAGGAggcatgttaaaaggagagagtgaaggaattAAAGTTGTTCATAAAGGATAAATTTAAGTATTACTTTGAACCTTTAACTAGCCATTAAAGTTCATCATGAAAGCTGGAATATATGTCACCCAAAAAGAGATTTAGGAGGTATATGGATCCTAACAATTTGATAACCCATCCCCAATTTAGTTAAGTCAAtggctttaaaataagaaattctATAATATGATGATAATATGATGGTGAATAGTTTTAAGTGGAAGTATGAGAAGCCTATGGTGATAATTTTGTTATGAACGTAGAAGTAGTATCATCAAAATCTATCGTTTCGATTAGACCAGTAAGCGATATGTATCGATCCAAGCGTGAATTGATACACGGACCatctccattttcgataatatgctACGACACATTAAAATGGATTTGCTCTCACTCGTTTAAACATTTAGGGTTCATGCAAACTCGAGCTCGTCTTGCCTTTCACTATCGTCTGCTGCATCGTTGTCTTGTATCATCCACATGTATGCTTCCTCaaattctcctcctcttcctcacctCTCTCTCAatttctcctctctcctcttcctccaccatctcatcgtcctttcttttccttctccttcctcttcatcatctCATCCTCTGCTTTCCTTTTACTTTCTCCACTGActccattttcttcttctttttcttcctctccaaaCCGTCAGTACATACGGATGTATCGTATGTCGGTACATCATTCCAAATATGGATGAATATGTGTTCTGATTCCATTAATATGTATCCTTGAATTTCAATGCATTAATATATTTTCTGATTCCAAGCCAAATATCAATTTCAGAACCCggtatccgaaaataaaattataagaagCGGATAGAATACCTTTTTGTTGAATTTCTGGTTCCCGTTTGTCTTCATCGATTTGAATCCTTGCATGAATCAACCTGATGGCGCTCCAGCTTTCACCTGGAACCCCACTAATTCTTGTGTCAAGTTAGCTTTGTACAATATGGATTAACTATTGAGATGAAAAAAACATCAATTATTGTTGACAGAATGGACTCCAGTGAAGCACAAGCCCCACATCCAACAATGATCATCATGAACCTTGGCGACATGTTTGTGTGCCGCTCTTAGGTGAAGAGAAAGTAGCagcagaaaaaggagaaaaaaaaaatgttaccCATGAAGCCATCATTTGAATCAAAACTGCACTGCCAAAAAGAAGAATATGTGCTTTTATCTCATGCAGCAGTGCAGtgtcttccctttttttctttgttCACTGGACCTGAGAAATGAAGGGCATTTCAATGCCTATCCTTAACTTCCTTTCATTTCCCTGCTTTCTTCCTTGCATGGATTTCGGACATCGGCCTCTTTTCGTTCCAGCTTTCCAGCATTTATTGAAGGCCTAAGAAACATACAACACACATTATTACATCAGTTCAAGTTAGTGAAATTTGATGATTAGAAGAGGGGAACACAAAGCaagtgagattttttttttcacacaATGAACTAGAAAAATCAGGGTTTTCAAGGATCATATGCAGAAGGCAGACCAATTCCAGATTTTCTTTTCAAACCATGAacaattgataagttcaaattttcttatttttagtgTAGAATTATGTGTTATTAAGAATTGTGTCATAAGTCATAGCTGGTTCAGGAACTTCTTGATAAAGAGTACTCGGTACCAAAAATACTACTGTGTTGAATGCAAGTCAAGCAAACATGCTGTGGCCTACAAATAGACGATGTGGAGAAATGGATGAAGAACCATTCTGAGAATTCAAGAAAATAGTTTTTGTGTAGATCTCATCATTATTGGTGAAACtacattttcaatgagatttacaAATTGAATCGACTGTTATCTCATGAATAGTAGATTTGCAAATATCTTTTTGATCAAGGGATGggcaatttgacatttagatttgGTAGCTGTTTCCATATAAACCAAGATATGTGGATCGCTACCCTTCGTAATGCATACCTTGACTCTAAAATGCTACTAATGAAATGGCCATGATGAGTATATATATTCTTACCTATCATGAAGCAGATCATCACTATAAGAGAATTGCTTATCACAAGACATGATGACGTTTGGAATCTCTGATCCATCACAAGGCACTTTATGATGACTGCTTCAAATATTCAGTTAATCTGCTTTGTCCAAAAAAAAAACAGTTAGTTTTACCATTTTTTTGGGCTCAAGACAGACAAAGAAAAAATCCTTCATAAAGTTCTTACCTGGAATCTCATGTTCACTCCAGCACTCTGTATCAAATACACATCAATAATTAGAAAGCAAATTAAATAATTGGGTACTGATCCAATCTGAGTTCTTTAATCAAAGACGAATTAAACAAATGAGTGCAATCTTCAACACTAATATACCACTTTGGCTAGTTACTAGAGCATATAGCACCATCATTATTTCACCGACACCATCTGTTGCAACTGAACCTACCGATACTATTCCATTGCTACTTCTCAAGAACTAAACATGTAATGCATTAGCACTGCAGCCTAATGTATACATGTACGATCAGCAGCAACACACAGATAAGTTACTCGGGAACGAGTTAGCATTCAACAATAGATGAACATGGTGCGATTTGTAGATTTGTAGTTTAGAAACAATTGTATTTAATATGGTATATTAAACAGCAAAAATTTTACTTGATCAAAGAATGATACAAAAACTATTTTTGCATGGAAATGATTGAGATTCTCTAAATCAGTCGCCTAAGTTAATTGAAAGGTATACAAGATCCTGAATCAAGAGTGCTGAAGCAAATAAACAACCTCTTCCTTTTGTTTTGGATGCTTCCTCTCGCAAGCATCACCTAGAAACCACAAACAAAAGAGAACACTCTTCTAGCATATTGTGTATTCCACCTATTCATCTTCTACTTCTCTAGACACCCTTGAATGCAAACTCTGTAATTCCAGAGAGATATTTGGCTGATTAATATATCAGTTACCATGTGTTTCAGAGTAAAACTCTAAAAACTCAAGAAAAAAGGCAAGAAATTCAAAAATACTAAGGTCATCCCCACAAAGTTTGATACAGATGTGAATGGACAAACCAAACCTCAAGAACAAATTATACAGATGTTCACCATGTTGCTGCAGCTGCACCACTGGGCCATGCATATACGTCAAGCGGTACAAGAATGGATATGATACAGGAAACAATGATGCATTATGCAAAAACACTTTGCTCTGAGTAGTCCGATTGACGAAGTACAATCTTCTTCAACATAACATAAACGATTCTTGTTGTTCTAATTTCAATTACTTTTGCCTACGATGTAAAAGATAAATATGAATATACATCTGAGAACTGGTCGAAtattattcttcctaaacaacgtTTCAGATGATTTCACGTCGAAAAATACGAACCTCAAGAAGTCCACCGACGCCTCTGTAGTTGGGCTGCTTCCGGAACCCTGAGATCGCGTCCCAATACACTCTACTGCGACCAAGTAACTCTTCACACCAGGGTTTCGATCCGCAACCCTCCTCTTAGAACTCGGCAGCTTCTGCAGTTCTTGCGGGGAACCCCACGACAGCGTCGCCAGTGACGGATCGTCGCCGTCGTCCATCGCCGAGCGGGATCACCTTCTTAGGACTTTGGAAGAGGGCTCCGTTTCGGCCCAAGCCCAAATGCTGGGGTTCATCAAGCCCATCTATGTGCTTTATTTATTTTGGCAAAATAGTAATTATAATTTAGagcttataataattattattacaaTTTATAGCCAAAACCAATGAGAATTCTTCCCAAGAAAAAGGCTGCGTGAGAGTAAACGAAGGCCAAAAAtccaatgaaaataaaaaataataaataaaatcaaattcaTGTTATGATCAATTGGTTGTGAAGATTTAAGGTGGAATAATAGGCAACATTTATACGTAGGTAAAGTatcattgctaaaaaaggtataaTCTGAatataaacatattaaaaatataataatgataacaaaatTATATGATCATTGCCATCATCTTACAGTTACTCAATTGTGAAAATTTGagataaaataaacaataaaatatTTCCTTCACCTCATATCCAAAGTCATTAAGCTCAAGTATCATACTTAGATTGtgtcaaatataaatataaataacttAAAATTCAAACAAAAAGAATAATACCTTATAGAATTACTACTATCATGTTGTGGTTACTTGATTGTGAAAATCTAAAGCAAATTACAcacacaaaaaaatatatagttgAACCATAATTAACGACATTACACTCAAAATAGAAGTTCATTCTAAAAATATGTCAAacctaaatataaattaaaatagtaataaattataaaattactaTTGTCACGTTATGGTCACTTGATTGTTGCACCACCTGAGTATTtggtatattttaaatatgataatgATGAAATCATTGTTGTCGTATTATGATCCTTCGATTATGTGAATTTAAGATAATTTGGATAATAAAATATGTTGTTACACTCAAATAGCTATgtgaataagatatattattacactaatttattataattttatatgtttttcaagtaacatatatttagttaaatatTTAAATGTAACAATATTTAACTATAACGATCACGATAAATGACGTGAAACGTCAACCATCTTAGTATCCTGGAATCTCTCGGGTGAGACAGGATTGGACGGATGTTTTGAGTAACAAGGAAGATGCTGCCCCTTACTTCACTCGCTGTCTGCAGCTCATCAATGGCTTGCGCGACAAAAAAAAATgacttattttgattatttttgagTGCTACGACAATCATGACAAGCGACATAAAGCGTCAATCATTGCAGCACCCTAAAACACCCCCCGGCCCCACATTTTTGAGATGGAATGCTTGCAAATATAACAAGCTTTATACTCGCAAATAATTGGTAATCTATATTGTATCACGAAACAGAGAACTTTAGCTAAACAAATATATGTTCAAGTAAAATTcatagaagaaaaagaataacAGAAATACAAATTTTGAAAGATTAAAGAGCAAGAAACATTTAACATCAGAAGAGTCTCCACTTTTGTTATCATGTTTTATGAGGTTCAAGGATGtcaaaaagaataaaattaagATGATCACAAGGCAGAGTTTTTTATAATATCTTCACTTTTAAGCCTATTTTGTACAAGCATCGTAAACTTCCACCTTTCTGGAGTCACCAAAATCTCTAACAGAGATTCCTATCAGCAAAGCTTGATTCAACGTCACCTCATGAACGCTTCCAGCCACAATAAATAAAAACCCAAAAATCACTCAAAACTTAGCAAACTAGCATGCTTAGGAAAGAATAATAGGCGTgaaaacaaatgaaacattttgacaTTAGAACTGTGAAGTACAGGAATCTCCGGTCATACTTCACCCTCACAGGAGGAAATGCTGAAATCTGATGTCGTACTATCGGTCACACTCAAAACTTGGCTATCAACCCATGAATGATCGACAGATAAAACCTGCATTAGATTCGAAGGACACAAAGGATTTAAGCAAGCCCCGAGCTACAAAAACGACTAATGACCAGAAAAAGATTTCAAGCAAGGAAATCAGCATCATATAATAAGATCACAAACAAAAGTAACTATAATTTTTAGCTGTTTGCTTCAATTCAAACATCCATATGAGCAAGGATATCAGATCTCAAAAAGCTGGCAAAGTTCACTAAATCATTCAAATGTTATCCAATCAGAAAGGTAAGAAAGGTATTAGAAAGAAGCTTATCTCTCAACTTTTCAGAGGGATAGCAAAAACTTTACCTTTTATCATTCACCCCTAGCAGATTGATTGTCCACCAGCCTTCGAAACTGTGCTGCGAGTTCTCTGTAAAATTTGAGATCTGATGGCTGGACACGACTAATTCCAAACTTGAAATGCACCATTGATACTTCAGATATCTCCAAGCTCTCCTAATGAGGTTTCACAACATTCATGTCAGATCTTAAAAAAGACATTGCCACATCAGTTCTCACATTAATAATCTCcgtcttgattaaaaaaatagataatataaagaaaacatgatgaaaattttacatttttgttTAGAAACATTGCTTGTTGCcaaattttaatcaaaattgttCCCTTTAGGACAAATTGGATTATATATTGAATTGGACTAGGTCAGATTCTTTTGGGCTTGTCACCTGCTTTTTGTCAAAAGTACAAAGAGATACTGATTGACAATATTCCTCATATACCAACTTATTATACATATATAGAAACATTACCAAGGATTCCATGCACAAGTCTGAACTTATGTCAACAatataaaagttgggatccacgcAAGTAATTAACGTACTTCTAATGCAGCAAGAGCTGCTTCTCTGCATATTAACTTTATGTCTGCCCCAGTGTAACCTTCTGTAAGCTGAGCAAGGTCCTTGATGCTAACATCAGAACTGCAAGGCATGTTCCGCATATGGATACGGAATATATCCTCCCGATCATTTTCATCTGGTGGTTGGACATCTAATAGCCTGTCAAAACGTCCTGTTCAAACTGGCACATATTAACCAGGCATGACAAAAATAATCCAGTACCTAccaaaagagccaacaacttcaaATGGAGAAGTTAGGGACCCAATTAGCAGGAGAGACCATTAACTAAGGGAAAAAAAAACCTGGCCGTAAGAGGGCAGGGTCAATCTTGTCCGGACGATTAGTAGCTGCAATAACCGTAACACCAATTTTTTGATCCAAACCTGTGATAACAACAGTAAGCTTTTGTGAATAGGAGCTATAATAATGTCTTGCATTGAAAATGATGACAATGGATGAAACGCACAATCAAATAATATAGGGGCCCTTGTAACTAATTCAATGATAGAATAATCCTGAACAATCTTGATCCATAGTTGGCTTTCCATCCAACAGGACTGTATAATAATATTACATATAGATGATAACCTACCATACATAGATTATAATGCCCATATGAGTAAGCCAAAAATGATTACATGTAATAGAAGGATATATATACTATACAAAAGTATACTTCTAGCAACTAAAAGAACATACACAGATTGTAGTGCCCATATGAGTAAGgcaaaaatgattaaaaaatagcAATGTTCTGCAGCACGGGTTAGTAAATCTAAACCCACTGCAGCCCAACTAATAATCATGTACGAAAATACACCAAAAATGATAACCAACCCACTAACTTTATATCCGACAGTAGAAAATCATAATCATTTTCTACAACTGACTAACGAAGAGAAAAAGTATCTGAAAGGGAGAAGATTTCTCAATTATCTAAATTCTCTTTGTAAATGAAGTGATTTTGAGAATAGTTCCAGAGAAACAAAAGATGCAGATGAAGATATATAGATCATTATGTTTTAAGCTTCAGACTAATCCTGTTCTCAGAATTTGCTGAATAATCAACATTTACTTACCATCCATTTCCACAAGCAACTGACTCAGAACCCTGTCAGCAACCGATGTACCATCACTGTCCTGCCCACGAGTAACTGCAAGGCCATCTATTTCATCAAAGAAAACTATTGCTGGAGAGTTAGCCCTTGCCTTTGCGAACAATGATCTTACTGCTTTCTCCGATTCTCCAACCCATTTGCTAAAGAGTTCGGGACCCTTCACTGCAAGAAAGTTTAACTTTGCCTCAGAAGCTACTGCACGGGCCATCAAGGTCTTACTGCAGCCTGGGGGACCAATCATCAATAACCCCCTTGGAGGGCGAATACCCAAGCGTATAAATGCATCAGGACATATTTGTGGCCACTGGACTGCTTCAATCAATTGTCTTTTTATCATAGATTGACCACCCACATCCTCCCATCGAACCTTTGGAAGCTCAAGCATTACCTATCGGTAGAAATGGAGTGAATAATTAACTAGGCATATGTTAAATACACAAAATAATAGACGTCCTAATTAAGAAATCAGTCCTTTACAGATGTTTGCAGAAAACCACTAAAGATCATTAAATGGCATCACTTTCAAATGGAACGGAGAGAAAGTACAATTTGGATTATAACTATATCAGAGGAAGGGATTAACCAGGTTATGTACTATGTTTTGGCCTATATTAATCCATGAGATGGACACTAGATCCAGATTACGTCGATCATGGAATGCTTTATTTGCAACTTCATTAACAATACATACAAAAATAGGATGAAAGAAGGCCATACGAAAATTGGTCAAGTAGCTAACGGCTTGCAAAGACAAATATTATGGATTTCAAATACTTACAAATTACtatcaattttatcaatatgCAGAACACTAGCACAAGGTACAGCACTAATAGAAGATCCCAAGTAACTTCACAAAAGTACCTCGCGCATGGCACTAGGCCTCACTTTCATCTTGGCTTTCTCAAAATCTTCAATAGTCACTTTAAGCAACATTTCTGCTTCaactttttgagattcataagatcCACGCTGAGATGCACCGGAACTTTCCAAATGCCTTGTAGCACTAACAGAGGCAACCTGTTCTGATGACATATTCAATGCAAATAGTGATGAAGAT is from Musa acuminata AAA Group cultivar baxijiao chromosome BXJ1-6, Cavendish_Baxijiao_AAA, whole genome shotgun sequence and encodes:
- the LOC135677843 gene encoding auxin-responsive protein IAA25-like, yielding MRPMLFEPPFTRQEEGGTVDDHSQAMRAPSGLQSHLELSLGISSDTIFNVATGRVGEKRHRGGSGELPAAFPAPNGDLALHRRDEAMKRWSAADIHSGFVHPWSLAARQQKAVLEQAHRSPSLTRAAHPVGWPPVRASRKNIASANLVRAAEMDGEKDAKRPKLGEGEAAKSEIRSRSTMFVKVNMEGYVFGRKIDLKAHDGYQSLSRALCKLFRNFLSSNCLGNSEEQDDEAVDDGFILLYEDNEGDQMLAGDIPWELFITSVKKLYIAPSPKRNDTGGEPKKPTSSNN